The Armatimonadota bacterium genome contains a region encoding:
- a CDS encoding ATP-binding protein has translation MSKLTKAEIDLLVAGNADESKTLEFKSAMYSDSKDGTKEFLKDVTAFANSQGGLLIIGISEQRSEDGIVSATSADGVDVSLDQFKQKYENKLRDNCDPPLNSVNIYGVEGFPHGRVIVLDIPRSWIGPHRVRISEQSYFYLRTSSKAEPMDSREIRQAFQVADSLTERIKRWRAERVGLISVGQGQIRNVTTGMAVVHVIPLESFTESAFIDVTASGLRGALPFAFEGGALPKLNFDGILSTVMPDRRKTSYSQLFRNGVFEGVTEVGNTNGPGGTIAAEHWENQTIDYVLGCLTFLSRIGLSRNIIISLSLTGCHGRTLYMGRKSNEEPIDRDILLLPEIELQDTSGCMDKKVVRQLLAPAFDVAYQAVGIPCSPYSKTSGEKQ, from the coding sequence ATGAGCAAGCTAACAAAAGCGGAAATTGACCTGCTTGTGGCGGGAAACGCCGATGAGTCCAAAACGCTCGAGTTTAAATCGGCCATGTATTCGGATTCCAAAGATGGTACTAAAGAGTTTCTCAAGGACGTGACTGCTTTTGCGAATAGTCAAGGCGGCCTCCTAATAATCGGGATATCAGAGCAAAGGAGCGAGGATGGAATTGTGTCAGCAACCTCCGCCGATGGCGTGGATGTTTCCCTCGATCAGTTTAAGCAGAAGTATGAAAACAAGCTCCGGGACAATTGTGATCCGCCACTCAACTCTGTGAACATTTACGGAGTAGAAGGATTCCCACACGGACGTGTCATCGTTCTGGATATTCCGCGTAGCTGGATAGGTCCGCACAGGGTTAGGATTAGCGAACAAAGCTATTTCTATCTGAGAACTTCCTCAAAGGCAGAGCCTATGGATTCGCGAGAGATTCGTCAAGCGTTCCAGGTTGCTGATTCTCTTACAGAACGGATAAAGAGGTGGAGAGCTGAACGGGTCGGACTGATCTCTGTCGGTCAAGGTCAGATTCGAAACGTTACAACGGGCATGGCTGTGGTTCACGTTATACCTCTTGAATCATTCACTGAATCTGCTTTCATTGATGTCACAGCCTCGGGGTTGCGAGGAGCCCTGCCATTTGCTTTCGAAGGAGGAGCATTGCCCAAACTGAACTTCGACGGAATTCTGTCAACCGTGATGCCCGATCGCCGCAAGACCTCTTATTCACAACTTTTTCGGAATGGGGTATTTGAAGGCGTCACTGAAGTTGGGAACACAAACGGACCCGGTGGAACAATTGCAGCGGAACACTGGGAGAATCAAACTATTGACTATGTTTTGGGATGCTTAACATTTCTATCTAGGATTGGCCTTAGTCGGAACATCATCATTTCTTTGAGCCTTACCGGGTGTCATGGGCGAACTTTGTACATGGGGCGAAAGAGTAACGAGGAGCCGATCGACCGAGATATTCTTCTGCTTCCCGAAATTGAGCTACAAGATACTTCAGGATGTATGGACAAGAAGGTCGTAAGACAACTCTTGGCTCCCGCCTTTGATGTGGCCTATCAAGCAGTTGGGATACCCTGTTCACCTTACTCTAAGACTTCGGGTGAAAAGCAATGA
- a CDS encoding HigA family addiction module antidote protein, which yields MATKPLISDYLVAPGFYVREALDALNMTQGELAERMGRPDQLVSEIVNAKKEITEETAFDLEAVLGTPAHVWLNLETTYRYGLQARQRAARMAEQITLAANFPYNDLVKVGAVAKTRDQSERVGELCGFFNVAKLDAVATAYAPAFRKDRKKEPCPYALAAWLRMGEREAERMDLPEYDKARTRSCLAELRRVTRGGGDIVEAIREILGSCGIAFVAAPHLPKTYANGATFWHRSRPVVLLSVRGAYEDIFWFTLFHEIGHILLHEKTATFIEGLGTTSQQETEADEFSRDSLIPIEAWTRFVSDQDFSRDSVTSFAATQEVAPAVVVGRLCHEFNAFDQLHHLRSLRRKLEFSEAGE from the coding sequence ATGGCGACTAAGCCTTTGATTTCAGATTATCTGGTGGCTCCGGGGTTTTACGTTCGGGAGGCCCTGGACGCATTGAACATGACCCAGGGCGAACTTGCCGAGCGGATGGGTCGACCGGACCAGCTCGTGAGCGAGATCGTCAACGCCAAGAAGGAGATCACCGAGGAGACCGCCTTTGACCTGGAGGCCGTTCTCGGAACACCCGCTCATGTTTGGCTGAACCTGGAGACGACCTATCGCTACGGCCTCCAAGCTCGGCAACGTGCCGCCCGGATGGCCGAACAGATCACCCTCGCCGCCAACTTTCCGTACAACGACCTGGTGAAGGTTGGTGCGGTGGCCAAGACCCGAGATCAGTCCGAGCGGGTTGGAGAGCTCTGTGGTTTCTTCAACGTTGCAAAGCTGGACGCGGTAGCGACCGCGTACGCCCCTGCTTTTCGAAAGGATCGCAAGAAGGAACCCTGTCCTTATGCCCTGGCGGCATGGCTTCGGATGGGAGAGCGTGAAGCGGAAAGGATGGACCTTCCTGAGTACGACAAGGCTCGGACACGGTCATGTTTGGCAGAACTGCGGAGGGTGACTCGCGGAGGCGGGGACATTGTCGAAGCGATCCGAGAGATTCTGGGTTCGTGTGGAATCGCCTTTGTCGCAGCCCCACACCTACCGAAGACCTACGCTAATGGGGCGACTTTCTGGCATCGTTCCCGGCCCGTTGTTCTGCTCAGCGTCCGAGGCGCGTACGAGGACATCTTTTGGTTCACCCTCTTCCATGAGATAGGGCACATTCTTCTCCACGAGAAGACGGCGACCTTTATCGAGGGGCTCGGAACCACTTCACAGCAGGAGACTGAAGCCGACGAATTCTCCCGGGATTCATTGATCCCGATAGAAGCGTGGACAAGATTCGTGTCTGATCAAGACTTCTCGCGAGATTCGGTGACATCCTTCGCCGCAACTCAGGAAGTCGCACCTGCGGTCGTGGTTGGTCGACTTTGCCACGAGTTCAACGCTTTCGATCAACTTCACCACCTGCGAAGCCTACGCAGGAAACTCGAATTCTCGGAGGCGGGAGAATGA
- a CDS encoding plasmid maintenance system killer: MITIRFANKKLEKAFLELKAGTKLWGDVVAKKYIERVNALQAVNDVSEFGKSFPHYRDHDLKGPRAGLRAFTLHDRWRLEYWPDADGKGAVIEEVSNHYGD; this comes from the coding sequence TTGATTACGATCCGGTTTGCCAACAAGAAGCTGGAGAAGGCTTTTCTGGAGCTCAAAGCCGGAACGAAGCTTTGGGGTGATGTGGTGGCGAAGAAGTATATCGAGCGTGTAAATGCGCTTCAAGCTGTCAACGACGTCTCGGAGTTCGGGAAGTCCTTTCCGCATTACCGCGACCACGACCTTAAAGGGCCGAGAGCGGGCTTGCGGGCCTTCACTTTGCATGACCGATGGAGATTGGAGTATTGGCCCGACGCGGACGGAAAGGGAGCCGTGATTGAGGAGGTGAGCAACCACTATGGCGACTAA